The DNA window gtctgtaaaagggagactcgtgggtacccatagaacccattacaATTATTGGTTGCCAACCAGTGGGTCtgactaaacaagacatttgggCTCTAGGAAGCTATAGTGCATTTTTCATAGGTGTTGATGTCTTATACATTTTAACCATCTGTCGCCTTAATACTTAGGGGTTTATCAGCGACAACCCTCGGGCAGCTTTGCAAAGCCTTTCTTTAGTCCAACCATCCAGTCACTGATACTGGCTGTGACTCCCTCAGGGCTCTGCTGAAGGGCTGCCGCTGCGTGGAGCTGGACTGCTGGGACGGATCAGATGACGAGCCAGAGATCTACCACGGCTACACACTGACTTCTAAGATCCTCTTCAAAGACGCCATCAAAGCCATCAAGGAGTATGCCTTTAAGGTGTGTTTAGTATCCAGTTACATCCATTTAGCATTCTCTCACGTACGTTTTCTTGATCTGAGTTCTCTTGTCTGGTCGTCCCCAGACATCCGATTACCCAGTTATCATCTCCTTGGAGAACCACTGCAGCATGGAGCAGCAGGAAGTCATGGCCCATCACATGAGCTCCATCCTGGGCAGTGCGCTCGTCACTTCCCCCCTGGGGGACGGCATGCCCACAGACTTTCCATCTCCTGAGGTTTGAATCCACTCTTTTCTGTTGGGTAGAGTTTATTTTTGTCCTTTGCCACCAGTCACTCACGGGGCCACgctgttcatgtgtgtgtgcacgtcccTCCAGGAGCTGAAGGGGAAGTTCCTGATCAAAGGGAAGAGGCTAAACAAACTGGAGGCCACCTTCGCTCCCGAAGCGGCTATGGCCGATGACACGGACGTGACGGAGGAGGATGATTCGaacgatgatgatgaggatgaacAGAAGGAGGAAGCGCAAAGAAAGGTGGGGGTCAAGAGAGAGCAAATAAATGATCTCAGTTAGCACATTTTTTAGCGTTAGGAGTTATTTTATACTGACACCTAATTTCCATTTAACGCTGTAGAAGAAAAAGAAGCTGAAACTAGCGAAGGAGCTGTCGGACATGGTGGTCTACTGCAAGAGCGTCCACTTCCACGGCTTTGAGGACGCGAGACAAAACCTGAGCTTCTACGAGATGTCGTCCTTCAAGGAGAACAAGGCCATGGGGCTGGCAGAGGAGTCGGGTGAGGAAGACTTCAGGCTGCATTCACTCAAGTGTTTTAGTGTCAAGATTTATCTTAAATTTATCTtataaggctgtcaattgataaaaatatgtaatggcaaattaatcgcacatttgtcaagtatttaatactcttatcaacatgggagtggacaaatataattgctttatgcaaatgtatgtatatatttattattggaaatctattaacaacacaaaacatgaccaatattgtccagaaaccctcacaggtactgcatttagcataaaaaaaatatgctcaattcataacatggcaaactgcagcccaacaggcaacaacagctgtcagtgtgtcagtgtgctgacttgactatgacttgcccccaaactgcatgtgattatcataaagtgggcatgtctgtaaaggggagactcgtgggtacccatagaacccatttacagtcacatatcttgaggtcagaggtcaagggacccctttgaaaatggccatgccagtttttcctcgccaaaatttagcacaagtttggagcgttatttagcctcctttgcgacaagctagtatgacacggttggtaaatttttctagtttcatatgatgccaatccTCCaccctatctttaaaactgagcccgctacagcctccgAAATcccaaattgcgttaatgcgttaaataaattagtggctataaaacaaatttgcgctaacacattataaatttgacagccctattattttaTAAAGCATAAATTTGTCTCTTGAAAACCTCATTAGATTACTTGTTAAGTTCTAAACTTTAGACCTTGAAACCAAtatataaacatgaattaatttccTCCCTGGCTACAACACAAAGTATTTACATAGTGCAAACAGTTGTTTAGAGCTATTTTAATTCATATCTACTGCAAagttgtaaaaaacaaaattgaattaaacatttatttttctaaaaggATTTTGATACCAGATGAAACCGGCTGGCGCTAGGAGAAACTAGCTTTCAGCTCGGTAGATAACTCTGTTCTTCTGTCTCGACGTGTTCTCTGCAGCTAATTCCTACATCCGCCATAACATGGACAAGCTGAGCCGCATCTATCCAGCAGGCTCCCGGACCGACTCCTCCAACTACAACCCGGTGCCTCTGTGGAACGCCGGCTGCCAAATCGGTACATAACACGGGACACAGGGAGGGAATTACAAACTCTCACGTGTACAGTCCAGCGTGACATTTAACAAGTGGgagacatttctgattcatcATCTTATTATTTCCTTTTCAGTGGCCTTAAACTTCCAGACCACCTGCAAAGAAATGGATGTTAACCAGGGCAGATTCCTGGTCAACGGAAAGAGCGGCTACATCCTGAAACCGGCCTACATGAGGGACGCGGCCACGGAGTTCGACCCCATCACCCTGACCCGAGGAGACTGGCTGAAGCCCACGACGCTCCATATCATGGTGAGTGTTTCGCTGTAATAACACACGCTGACATTATGTCGTTTCCTGTTCAAACTCCTGCTGTTCAGTATTGTGCAGAGCTCAGATCTTTTCTGATTTAACCCCCCACCTGTCTTCAGGTTATATCAGCCCAGCAGCTCCCCAAAGTGAACAAGAAGAAATCCTCCATAGTGGACCCGCTGGTTAAGGTGGAGGTGTACGGAGTGCCGGCTGATGTTGCTAAGAGAGAGACCAGTGCTGTTGAAAACAATGGTACCTTTCCTTTCAAACATTATATACAAGTGTTGTGTTCTGTACTTTTATTTGTCAATTCAGTTTACAAAGAGCAAATATTGGTCATATACTTTAGGCTTTAGGATCATCTGGAGCAGGAGTTTTTAATGTCTTGAGACTGTGGGCCTCCCTTCAGACAAAGCTTGGAAAAAGATGCCCCCTCACTCCCCCTTCTACTTGCTTAGTTTCACTCAATTCCCAGATGCCTATGGCAgggattctcaaagtggggtccgtggcacaCTGTCAGGGGGCccgcaaaataatttgctataaattatcaAATTGTGTTTTAACAATAAAACAGATGGGAACtgtttgcaccaataaaactagcatattgtgtccattactcccacccacgttagatttgggccaatagaaactctgaaatgattgtgacacacaacaataagttcattatttttaagtagAAGCACTTACTGCACctcccctgtaaggggtccTGATGAACCCCTGGCCTATGGGATCAACAGTTGAGCCAAGATAGCCTAATAATGCTGTTTGTCATAACTTCAGACTACACCAAACACGTAAAAAAAGGTCTATCCTGCGGCATTTATTAGTTTCTGATTCTAGGGAAGTGGGAAAAAACTTAAAATTCCCCAAAACTACTGTATCTCCTAACTATGTCTTtaaccaaatcacacacatttaggcCAGTCTGTTATCTTCTTTTAATAActaatgtgatattttttcaATTCCATTCTCTGAGCCTCCCCTGAAACTGTTTGGAGCCCACATGGGGAGGCCCGCTTCCCACTTAGAAAACCTCTGATCTAGAGCCATGGTAGAACATACCAATAGTAGCCTCAATAGACACCAGAACGCAATACAGCCACAACAAACTCCTGCTCCACCTACCCTGTGTATCTGTGTTTAACATGTAAAACCTGCACACAACTAATGTATTCACGGAAATAAAGGCAGCCTTTGAAGCAGAAGTAGACGAGGCAGGTTAAACGATCACCAAATAACTCGTAGGAATGTGTCAGAAATTAATGATGCGTAACTTCTGTGATACATCAAGTCACTCATTATTATATCCTCTTTTTCTGTTGAAGGTTTTAACCCAGAATGGAATGAAAACTTCCAGTTTGACGTGTTCGTGCCGGAGCTAGCGCTGGTGCGTTTCACCGTGGAAGATCACGACTCCACGTCTGGTAACGAATTCGTCGGGCAGTACACGCTTCCATTCAACAGCTTGAAAATGGGTAAGTTCGGCAACCGTCAGCGGATATTTGCAAAATTTCCTGTTAATGAAACCCACTGACGGTTCTTTGTTTTCACACTTCATAAATGAACAGAGACGGGAGCTATCCTCCGTCTCTGGTCGAGCATAGAGAGCTCAGTTCTGCAACAAAGAGCTCTTTGTGTTCTCCTCTTTTTCATCACTGACTGCAACCACTTTGTGCTCCCACACAGGATACAGACATGTGCCTCTGGTCAATAAGAACGGAGACCTCCTCCCCTCAGCTGGACTCTTTGTACACATTATGGTCCTCGATGCCGAGTAAGAACGTCACCGACCGGCACGTGACTCCGCAGGACACAAGGACCTCCACTACACAGCCACGCTTCAgctgtttttaattgtttttatttttgctctaTAGTTTTTAGTTCATGATTAACTTATTGGCTTAAATCCAGTAGTTTGAGCAGCTACTTTAAATGACTACAATCTTCTCAAGGGACAGCAAACTAAAGGACTCCACCTGCAACTGGAAACGAGTTGTATTTGGGCGGTGGGTACACGCAtacagatactgtacatacacacaagGCTTCATAATGCTCCATACGAGTCACATTACAGGGACTATTATACACACTTTTAATCGGTTTGTATGAGGTCCACTTATAACACGTTCAAGTTTGTGCCGATGacattggattttttttttaacacggCTTGTGTCCCTCATTTCTGGTCAGTTAATGTTTTgtctatttaaatatttttattcaaaCGACCATTTTATGAATTCTGGAGAAACATAAGCCGACATGAAAACAATGTGCTTCGTCTTCATCAGTGATTTTTAGTCAATCAAGTGTGATTATTTTCCACGTGACTTCATCATCACTACATACTTCTTTTTGTAAATGAAGATGAAGATAAAAGTTTTAAACCTGAACGCCTGtctccatgttttgtttttacagcaacTTTGCACCTGTAGTCATGTAAGACTTTTAACATTAACCTCATCCAGTGGTACCTTGTGGAATAATACAACTGTGTAGTACTTAGTTCACCGATTATATGACAATAACAAAGCTTACAATAGTAGCTTACAGTGCATACAGTAGACCAAGTATCACTTTATTTTATGCAAACAGGAAAAGGCAGAAAGCCGTTTGGGGCTGAGTCACTATTAGGGACGCactgattcaactttttcagtcccgatacaaATACCGATATCTGGGCTTTggttatcggccgataccgagtactgatccgataccagtgtttaattaataagcttaTTGTGTGGAAGTTACTGGGATCATTCAAGGCAACATCAGAcatgacttaaacattgctttcctaactttgtaaaactaaaggtaacaaataaatacataaatataaatttactgaattgttatttattattaaaataataaaatcgtaCATGTGCAACCTggttaaaaagtttaaaaatgaacaggaattacaattcaagtgtaaacctttttaatgcagcaacaaattggtaaaaacttaaaggggaactacgcccattttccaAATTCCACTGTTCTTcatatggtctaagacagtccaaaaaatattagtaaacatgaacaactctctcccaaatccaaaaactggAGTGCCAAAAAAACCAATGCGTGATGTCTtcaagtataaagtctggagcagctccagactttatactctATATTACGGCTTCCTTCTTGAATTCCTTTAAGCCACATTTCCATCACCAAGACACATACACAACGAGGCTTGTATTACATGAAGCTACGCTCATTCAGCAGGTTACTCGTGGTTAGATGCCCAGCAGTAGTTCTCTCGATGTATGCACGGATGGCAACGTGCAgcctgtgagtgtttgtgtgtgtgataaacTACGCTAAAACAACCAAAATAGGACATGCCACGGCACcctaaagtaaagaaaaagatCAACTTTGTCTTTGCAAAATGAACAAGTAACCAAATAAAAGCCTGCTGAAAAACTATTGCGGCTCTTGGCGTCCTGAAGCTAATAATTACCATCAACTGGTGCCAATTTATTAACAATTCAATGCTGTGGTTGACCACATAGGGCACAAATACCAACCGCAGTCTATCAACAAACATCTTATAATGAGGAATTTAACTTGGCTCCTtcaccctatgacatcacaagacttctctggtttctggctttgagagagagagcagctcatgttcacaaatattgaatgATCTTTCCTCGGCCATGGAAATAagatattggaattcttaatttaggcagtgttcccctttaaacaggaattccagtatataatgtatatggaacataaacatagaatttaattgaatagatcggccccttTGTCacagatatccgatccagctatttgagtcagtatcggcctgatatccgatatcggtgcatcccgcGTCACCTCAGCTTTTCCACATAATAAAACGATTAACCTTGTGAACTTTGGATGGACACACCCTCGGTACACAGAGCGTCAGTCCAACAATCAGAAGGAGGCGCAGCTCATGGGTTAGCTACAGTTGAATGGCATGAAAGCCTTTGACTGTAATTTAAGGTTGTAAGGCTGTAACCAATGttttatataaacaataaatcaCAGGATTTCTTGAATGTGAAAGGTGTTACTTTTAGTGACTATACTCActctgcagttcctctcagcCCTACTGAGCTTTTTAacctctttcagctcattgttttgattttacaaCCCAAAACTTTACTTTTAGTTCACTCTTACAGCTCTCATAGCCTCATTTTGGGCTGCAGGAAACCTGCTGAACACTACCCGCTcggcaccaaacagcagacacgGTTAGTGACTAGCTAGTGAACATAGTGTCGGCCACCGTGGCTCTcaaacacgcttggcacacgggagaggcttcagttggttgcaatctcctcacctcactgctagattttacacactggacctttaaatttaTTGTAAAGTTTAAAGGTGtagtgtgtaagatctggcggcatctagcggtgaggttgcagtgCAACCAGCTACACAACAACGTGACaacgctagagccagtgtttggtttgtccgttctgggctactgtagaagataaacggctcattctaaccTAACGACAACAcgcgattcttattttcaagtgatttgacgctaaagaaaatatacgttcattcttattattttccatttctagatccccctaaatgttacatactgttcctttaagttaagTTGTTGTACTGCCAATAAGCTAATGCTAAGATAACATGAAATCACTACTGCCAGCTCATTTAGGCGAAGTAAACATTGTGTTGGTTGCCATTAGTCTGCTGACAGAAGACAAGCAACATTCCTCCATAAAAATGTGCTTTATTGTGACATGGCTGGAAAGAAattaaatgctaaataaaagtttattttacAGTGAAGTTATTCTATCAGAACAGAGTAACATTATCATGACCTCTGGGTGGTTATCAGACCATATCAAGCATAACAGCGGAAACCTCAATCACACCAATTTGAAGTGATGATCTTTGGTCTTAATTCATGTACCACATCAGacatttgaattaaaaaataaatgtatagacATGACAACATTGTTTCAATGAAGCCTTTTATttatggaaagaaagaaaaactgatGCTCAGGATGACAACACGCTGCCAACACTCAAAGTAAGCCAACAAGAACCGacaagtttttgttttgtttgtttttttttaaagaaaagtgaATGACCTCACCAAAAAAGTGACTTGAACTCAAGTGTTGAAGAACCTTGGTGTGAAATCAATACAAAATGATGAATGTGTGATTATGAGTGAGGTGATACAATAAGAAAAACTGGAAGGAAGCACAAGCAAGATGcctgtgcacgcacacacacacacgcacgcacacacacacacgtccccTGATAGGAAAGACCTGACTGAGGATTCTTACCAAAGGCAAGACAGGGACATAACAGATCtgaaaggaagaggagggagaacaAGCTGGATACGACGGGTAATATGCAACTTTTTTCAAACCAAATACTGACAAAAGGTAGGTAGAAAAATATCACAACGGTACAAACGACATTTTCAGAGAAAAAGGTTATCATCGAGAGGTTGAGAAGAGTCGACCAACCGCTTCTTATAAAAGGACATTGCACTGAAACCATCGTCATGAGCTGAACACTCGCACAAATGCTTatgcaaaagaaagaaaatatttcaTCACGCCTGTAGGAGCAGCAGCCTCtcatcttgaaaaaaaaataaatgctggaAATTATGAAGTAGCGTTGGTGTTTTTGATTTAACATCATGACCCATAAACGAAAGCAGTAATGAGGTTTGGTGGAGCGTACAATCCCTCGACGGAGCGTTTTCATGCCTCATTGcttcattttattgtttcataATGTTAATTCACCTCGGCCATACATGGTCTACGCACATATGGCCGAGCCGATTTCACACTCCATATGAAAAAGTACTAATGAGATCATGCTAAAAACATGTAGATGTAACGTTGGAATTAATGAAGAAACATTGCTTTGTGCCTCCACAGGCAGTAAGGCATCAATGCCACGATGAGGTTCTTCACAGTCCTGTTGCGGCGCCCCGGTAGTGTTCCATGTAGAGCTGGCCCCGAACGTGTGGAGGCTGTCTGGATGAGCCAGGACTTAGTGAGCACCCATCTGTAGGTTTGGAAGGCGTCCttatgttttagattttttttttttttactttcttccACAACAAAAGCTGAACTATGGCAATGTGGTTCACTATACAAGGTCGTTTGGCGGTTGTTGAAATACACCAACATTCAAGTTGTTTCggtattttcattttgaaaaaaaatttaaaaaaattgaataattcatttttattgtagACTAAATTATGTGTATTTGTGCCTTCAAATTGGGTCGTGTTTACGAGAAGAGTCCACAACTTAATAAGTGGAAAGTTTTCTGAAAGAAAgagtttacgagttgtgacgcgtttgttgacgtcagaaatggcggaggccatggaagttcatttttcggtgcatagtaattttatttatcgtaattttagtcgtatattgtttttctttgtaattttataacaactcagaggaaaatgttgatattccaaaagtctttttcctctgtcattatgcctttgcatttacttgctagcttgctaaatcgtCAGCCTCtttggcttctagatgccgacagtaacgttaatattgacgttgcttagcagcggtgttctcacgacttaaccacttgaacacctATTGTATatacgacttcccatgttgtaaacacaagcttcatttgaaggcaccattagtcCAGTTTTTGGATCAAATTAAAGTTTGAAGGTTCTATCATGAAGGATGAAAGTCATCGTGATAACCAGGCCAGCCTTTAGTGTCTACCGGCTAGCCTTGTCAAGTGCTCTAGACACCCAAACCAAACACTTGGGATGgaaactcccccccccccccgcccacAAGAAAAGGTTATTGCCATGGTAGCTAATGTTGCAGCATTCGGTTTGCGTGGCTCCTCTCAAAAAACGTAGGCACTGAGGTGAAGAGCAGTTAAAAAGAGTCTGGGGAAGGTAAACGCCACACATCATCTCTGCTGGTTTCAACCGGGACTGGTGGAGGACCGGTAAAATCAGGAGAGAATGGTGTTACTCTTAACGCTGTCCAGACTCCGTCCGACACTATCCTATATTGTCCTAAAGACACTAACctcatgaaaaaaaggaaaaacatggCACTCGACCCGTTCGCTGTAAGATCCCAGACCACTTGAAACAACAAAAAGGGATACCTTTGCAACTGTGTACAATTATGGAGAAAGATCATCCCCTAAGGGTGAATCTGCACCTCTTATGTGTGCCACcccaaagaaagaagaaaaaaaacaatgcggCTAGCCATATGATAAGCACAACATGACAAACAAGGACCTcataacattaaaaacatacacatGTATTTTTCAGAAGATTAAAACCTATAAATGCTATACGTACTACTAATGGTTTAACAGTTATAGCTGAATGCCTGTTAAAGATATGAAGcctgttaaaaaaatatttttttggccaataataaaatgaaatggggGGGAAGGGGGTAAATAAATGGCACAATTGTATCTGAGCTTTCAGATCAAACTATAAAAAGAACTACTGTACTTGCAGGTGGGGCGTTAAGGTTCTCAATTGCAAACGTACTCCTTTGcctaaaacaaattatttctaCATATAATGAAAGCAGAAAGAAACAAAGTCACATCTATATAATGGCACAAGCATAccaggagaaaagaaaagagaatacTATGGAGAGATATTTACCCAGCGTTTgatattccaaaaaaaaaaaagaactaaaaCTTTTTTATCAAGATACTTCCGTGTCCACTTTAAAGCATATTTTGTGTGAAAAGACTGAAGTACTCTGGAAATATGCCATGTACAAAATATCGCCCCATATAAACAACATTCACACAAGGCACTTCATTCAGTAAGAAAAGAGAATCACAGTCCTTTCTACTACCAGAAACTGCCTGCATAGCAACAATACGAGGACAAAATCTTCTCAGACTTTTGTGTGGAACCACAAAAGAAACTTcagacaaaatgttgttttgttttttttggttttaaaatAAGCACTTCACCAAATAGTAAAACTTTGTTGGTTTGAAAATAAAGACCAGAGTTCATTCCTCTTAGCATTTTGTCCCCAATATTATCAACGTAAGACGCTCTGTACACTTTCTGGTGTGGTTTTTTGTGAAACACAGTGCTCCTGGGAtatttagtgtttgttttctgaTGGCACTCAGAAGGCAGCCAGTCACCAGGTGATGAGAGCGGAGACGGGGGTTTTTTACATGAAGGTTTCCACAGTGAGACTCCGAGGCGTCCCCTTGGGGCAGAGACAAGAGGGGCGCGAGTGGGAGGATCTGCCTGAGTCTGAGAGATGTGGTTGTAGAGGGGGGGCAGAGATCGACAGAgcggaggatggagagagagcgcAGGCGGCGCGCTGTGGTGTGTCCTGCTACCTGCCTCTCAGATTCTGCAGGACTCCATAAACCTCCTCTTCTTTGCTGAGTCCCTCAAAGAAAGGCAGCAGGTCCAGGAGCTCTGTGTCATTCATATCGTCAAACCAGGATTGGACAGGGACCTTGGGAGATGGAAAAGAAAGCCTGCAGTTAGCTTCTATTTTAAAGGGAAcctataatgattattttcaggtgcatacttgtgtttagggtttctactagaacatgtttacattctttaatgttaaaatacgctttacttttctcataccggctgggcttcaccctctgtctgaaacgctctgtttgagccccTGCCCcgccctcccgaaaagcccagtctgctctgattggtcagctggcccactctgttgtgattggtcaaccaaaccaaactctttggactctgctccagctccactctaactagctatTTAGGGCGTGCTAAACTAGCTGCTAAGCAGGTATTATggaaatgtattacttggtgacatcacaatgttactgaagaaaaggcgggacttcaagcaaggcgtttcaggcacttcaggagcagtgtttctgtgggggagagtaactccctttggcgtggactttgggctttgtaactttgcagaccttttacatgcacaaaaaaatatttaacacactaaaggaaagggaaaagcatAAATCGGTTCGGTCCCCTTTAATACCAACTAAGACTTTATCGACAAGATTACCACCATACTCAGACATGGGAACAGACCCCCAAACAACATTATTAATTTTAAGAAGCAACTAGATCTCAAAAGTAACTTGATATATATTAAACGTTAATACCAGCAACACGCTTTCCTTATTGTCATTGGAACTATTTTGAGGTTGATTTATGACGTCATGTtatgaaaagtacaatattaatgtatttaagATAATAGACTATATCAAGGTAGCAGACAATGGGAGCCTATGATTCCTTGGCAAGGGCAAATTATATAACAGAAGTAGCTTCTGACTGTGACTAGTGGGTCAGGAACTTACAGCATTTTCTGGGTGGAAAATGTAAGAGGCGGGTGAATTGTCAACAATGATGACGTTGCTGAGCTCTCGTCCCAGCCGGCTGAGGTCTTTGACATAGTTCCCTCTGTGGAAAACGCAGGATTCTCTAAAGAGTCGCTCTCGAAACACGCCCCACTGGTCCAGCAGATCTGCCACGGGGTCTGCATACTGCAAACACAGAACAACGTATTAACTacagaaaatacacattatAAAATCTAATTGCATGTGGTGAAAACACATTTGCGATGCAAATCTTTGTGGTAATAATGTCTCAACTAGAGCGCTAGTACAACTTGCAAATGCTGCGCTAATATTCCAAAAGGAAGCAAAGCAGGTCGTGTTTACCTGACAGGGAAGATGCCCCGGGAAATACTAATCTATGTGACAACAAGCACTACTGACACCTAATTTTTAACTCAGCACGAGGAACACCTAATACTACAGAA is part of the Sebastes umbrosus isolate fSebUmb1 chromosome 12, fSebUmb1.pri, whole genome shotgun sequence genome and encodes:
- the LOC119499387 gene encoding 1-phosphatidylinositol 4,5-bisphosphate phosphodiesterase delta-1-like isoform X4; this translates as METNGIEKKNNGMEGDPHLQFLLQGGDLLKVRSPSWKKTRYFRLMEDCKTMWRESKKTFKSNQTFSLDDISAVRMGRQSEGLRKYTEEQVEGRCFSIMFKGRRKNLDLIASSEEEAKQWVNSLEKMVSNMNNLSTQQKTEHWIFSCLRKADKNKDDKLSQSELKDFLRLVNIEVDDDYAEMLFQKCDKSKSGYLAGEEIEHFYDLLTHREEIDVIYGEYAKTAGLMSPQNLVDFLKKEQREKATLDDAHNIIQKHEPDENAKEKKLLSKDGFLMYMHHPEALVLNPDHREVYQDMSQPLNNYFISSSHNTYLREDQLKGPSSTEAYVRALLKGCRCVELDCWDGSDDEPEIYHGYTLTSKILFKDAIKAIKEYAFKTSDYPVIISLENHCSMEQQEVMAHHMSSILGSALVTSPLGDGMPTDFPSPEELKGKFLIKGKRLNKLEATFAPEAAMADDTDVTEEDDSNDDDEDEQKEEAQRKKKKKLKLAKELSDMVVYCKSVHFHGFEDARQNLSFYEMSSFKENKAMGLAEESANSYIRHNMDKLSRIYPAGSRTDSSNYNPVPLWNAGCQIVALNFQTTCKEMDVNQGRFLVNGKSGYILKPAYMRDAATEFDPITLTRGDWLKPTTLHIMVISAQQLPKVNKKKSSIVDPLVKVEVYGVPADVAKRETSAVENNGFNPEWNENFQFDVFVPELALVRFTVEDHDSTSGNEFVGQYTLPFNSLKMGYRHVPLVNKNGDLLPSAGLFVHIMVLDAE
- the LOC119499387 gene encoding 1-phosphatidylinositol 4,5-bisphosphate phosphodiesterase delta-1-like isoform X3, whose translation is METNGIEKKNNGMEGDPHLQFLLQGGDLLKVRSPSWKKTRYFRLMEDCKTMWRESKKTFKSNQTCECCGRPSFPPAFSLDDISAVRMGRQSEGLRKYTEEQVEGRCFSIMFKGRRKNLDLIASSEEEAKQWVNSLEKMVSNMNNLSTQQKTEHWIFSCLRKADKNKDDKLSQSELKDFLRLVNIEVDDDYAEMLFQKCDKSKSGYLAGEEIEHFYDLLTHREEIDVIYGEYAKTAGLMSPQNLVDFLKKEQREKATLDDAHNIIQKHEPDENAKEKKLLSKDGFLMYMHHPEALVLNPDHREVYQDMSQPLNNYFISSSHNTYLREDQLKGPSSTEAYVRALLKGCRCVELDCWDGSDDEPEIYHGYTLTSKILFKDAIKAIKEYAFKTSDYPVIISLENHCSMEQQEVMAHHMSSILGSALVTSPLGDGMPTDFPSPEELKGKFLIKGKRLNKLEATFAPEAAMADDTDVTEEDDSNDDDEDEQKEEAQRKKKKKLKLAKELSDMVVYCKSVHFHGFEDARQNLSFYEMSSFKENKAMGLAEESANSYIRHNMDKLSRIYPAGSRTDSSNYNPVPLWNAGCQIVALNFQTTCKEMDVNQGRFLVNGKSGYILKPAYMRDAATEFDPITLTRGDWLKPTTLHIMVISAQQLPKVNKKKSSIVDPLVKVEVYGVPADVAKRETSAVENNGFNPEWNENFQFDVFVPELALVRFTVEDHDSTSGNEFVGQYTLPFNSLKMGYRHVPLVNKNGDLLPSAGLFVHIMVLDAE
- the LOC119499387 gene encoding 1-phosphatidylinositol 4,5-bisphosphate phosphodiesterase delta-1-like isoform X1; the encoded protein is MSCLQSEPKFSRSEELHRYASRQKEILMNAELIGMEGDPHLQFLLQGGDLLKVRSPSWKKTRYFRLMEDCKTMWRESKKTFKSNQTCECCGRPSFPPAFSLDDISAVRMGRQSEGLRKYTEEQVEGRCFSIMFKGRRKNLDLIASSEEEAKQWVNSLEKMVSNMNNLSTQQKTEHWIFSCLRKADKNKDDKLSQSELKDFLRLVNIEVDDDYAEMLFQKCDKSKSGYLAGEEIEHFYDLLTHREEIDVIYGEYAKTAGLMSPQNLVDFLKKEQREKATLDDAHNIIQKHEPDENAKEKKLLSKDGFLMYMHHPEALVLNPDHREVYQDMSQPLNNYFISSSHNTYLREDQLKGPSSTEAYVRALLKGCRCVELDCWDGSDDEPEIYHGYTLTSKILFKDAIKAIKEYAFKTSDYPVIISLENHCSMEQQEVMAHHMSSILGSALVTSPLGDGMPTDFPSPEELKGKFLIKGKRLNKLEATFAPEAAMADDTDVTEEDDSNDDDEDEQKEEAQRKKKKKLKLAKELSDMVVYCKSVHFHGFEDARQNLSFYEMSSFKENKAMGLAEESANSYIRHNMDKLSRIYPAGSRTDSSNYNPVPLWNAGCQIVALNFQTTCKEMDVNQGRFLVNGKSGYILKPAYMRDAATEFDPITLTRGDWLKPTTLHIMVISAQQLPKVNKKKSSIVDPLVKVEVYGVPADVAKRETSAVENNGFNPEWNENFQFDVFVPELALVRFTVEDHDSTSGNEFVGQYTLPFNSLKMGYRHVPLVNKNGDLLPSAGLFVHIMVLDAE